Proteins encoded within one genomic window of Mesobacillus subterraneus:
- a CDS encoding DUF3231 family protein, producing the protein MNLLEVMKDAFGPFIDGDKKPLHVGEVMNLWFYLHGTEQTLRYDQHAFNLVQDAELKEKITDIIENVHRSMIKELTQFFKDEGIPLPNVGAEKVIGEFKALPEGARMNDEEIANLIAYNLVVGITSATRGITESVRSDVGYLFAKYHMMKITFSLTLKALMQEKGWLRVPPYYISGKE; encoded by the coding sequence TTGAATCTTCTTGAAGTGATGAAGGATGCTTTCGGACCTTTTATTGACGGGGACAAAAAGCCTTTGCACGTTGGAGAAGTAATGAATTTATGGTTTTATCTACATGGGACTGAGCAAACTTTAAGATACGATCAGCATGCATTCAATTTAGTGCAAGATGCTGAGCTCAAAGAAAAAATTACGGATATTATTGAAAATGTACACAGGTCTATGATCAAGGAATTGACCCAGTTCTTCAAGGATGAAGGAATCCCTCTCCCTAATGTCGGAGCGGAGAAAGTCATCGGTGAATTCAAAGCACTTCCTGAAGGGGCAAGGATGAACGATGAGGAAATCGCCAATTTGATTGCTTACAATCTTGTAGTTGGAATTACGTCTGCCACAAGAGGCATAACCGAATCAGTCAGGTCGGATGTAGGCTACCTATTTGCGAAATATCATATGATGAAAATCACCTTTTCCTTGACATTAAAAGCGCTTATGCAGGAAAAGGGTTGGCTAAGGGTGCCACCATACTATATTTCAGGTAAAGAGTAA
- the mtnA gene encoding S-methyl-5-thioribose-1-phosphate isomerase has product MEETFLQSVRYDGEKLHILDQTKLPQVTEFLEISNIKDVWDAIKQLKVRGAPAIGIAAAYGLVLGIKDAPETDFGTFYDFFNNQADYLATSRPTAVNLFWALKRMDARAKAESSKPVKEVKRLLEEEAHLIRQEDENVCSSIGENALTLLKDGMTVLTHCNAGGIATARYGTALAPIYLAKEKGMDIKVFADETRPLLQGARLTAWELMQAGIDVTLITDSMAAMVMQQGKVQAVIVGCDRVAANGDVANKIGTYGVALLAKAHNIPFYVAAPLSTIDLETKTGEEIPIEERAAEEITAGFGKATAPEGVKVFNPAFDVTPHDLITAIITEKGIMRGNYNEELTRLFDH; this is encoded by the coding sequence ATGGAAGAAACATTTTTACAATCTGTAAGATACGACGGTGAAAAACTACATATTTTAGACCAAACAAAACTTCCACAGGTCACTGAGTTCCTGGAAATCAGCAATATTAAAGATGTATGGGATGCAATTAAACAGCTTAAAGTAAGGGGTGCTCCTGCAATTGGCATTGCAGCTGCTTATGGGCTGGTTCTTGGTATCAAGGATGCACCAGAGACCGATTTCGGAACGTTTTATGATTTTTTCAATAATCAAGCGGATTACCTTGCTACTTCCAGGCCTACTGCAGTTAATCTTTTCTGGGCACTTAAAAGGATGGATGCACGTGCTAAAGCTGAAAGTAGCAAACCGGTAAAGGAAGTAAAAAGGCTGCTGGAAGAAGAAGCTCACTTAATCCGCCAGGAAGATGAGAATGTCTGCAGTTCCATTGGCGAGAATGCTTTGACTTTATTAAAAGACGGCATGACCGTATTAACTCATTGCAACGCCGGAGGAATTGCCACAGCAAGGTATGGTACAGCACTAGCTCCAATCTATTTGGCTAAGGAAAAAGGAATGGATATAAAGGTGTTTGCAGATGAAACCAGACCATTGCTACAAGGGGCGCGTCTGACAGCCTGGGAATTAATGCAGGCAGGAATCGATGTTACCCTCATAACTGACAGCATGGCAGCCATGGTCATGCAACAGGGAAAAGTACAAGCGGTGATCGTAGGGTGTGACCGTGTAGCAGCCAACGGAGACGTAGCCAATAAAATCGGGACATACGGTGTCGCACTATTAGCAAAAGCACACAACATCCCTTTCTATGTCGCAGCTCCACTTTCGACCATTGATCTTGAAACCAAAACAGGTGAGGAAATACCGATTGAGGAACGGGCAGCAGAGGAAATCACTGCAGGTTTCGGGAAAGCGACAGCACCTGAAGGCGTGAAGGTTTTCAATCCAGCTTTTGATGTGACCCCACATGACCTAATTACCGCAATTATTACTGAAAAAGGGATCATGCGAGGAAACTACAATGAAGAGTTGACGCGTTTGTTTGACCATTAA
- a CDS encoding peroxiredoxin family protein has protein sequence MVKKAIAAGVLAGLVLFALFQHFYYKSGETQAVETSNATTGIGAGMVAPDFALKNLAGEEVSLKDYRGKKVMLNFWATWCPPCKEEMPAMEQFYKDNSSEVEILAVNLDPQNNVKEFVNDNGLSFPILLDQDGSTQQIYSILSIPTTFIIDEQGLILKKHIGSMTFEQMQELMK, from the coding sequence ATGGTCAAAAAAGCGATTGCTGCGGGGGTTCTCGCTGGACTGGTACTGTTTGCTCTATTCCAACATTTTTATTATAAATCGGGGGAGACACAAGCGGTTGAAACTTCAAATGCAACAACTGGAATCGGTGCCGGAATGGTAGCTCCTGATTTTGCACTGAAAAACCTCGCTGGTGAGGAGGTCAGCTTAAAAGACTACAGAGGTAAGAAGGTAATGCTGAATTTCTGGGCTACTTGGTGTCCGCCTTGTAAAGAGGAAATGCCGGCGATGGAACAATTCTATAAAGACAATTCAAGTGAAGTTGAAATCCTTGCCGTCAATTTAGATCCTCAGAACAATGTAAAGGAATTTGTGAATGATAATGGATTATCCTTCCCGATTTTATTGGATCAGGATGGAAGCACTCAGCAAATATATTCAATTCTTTCAATTCCTACTACTTTTATTATTGATGAACAAGGATTAATTTTAAAAAAGCATATTGGTTCTATGACATTCGAACAAATGCAGGAACTTATGAAGTGA
- a CDS encoding FbpB family small basic protein encodes MRKPRKRSFQELVMENKRQLLNDRDALERIEAKLEQKHLGKAE; translated from the coding sequence TTGAGAAAACCTAGAAAGCGTTCTTTTCAAGAGCTAGTAATGGAAAATAAACGCCAACTACTGAATGATCGTGACGCACTCGAGAGAATCGAGGCTAAATTAGAGCAAAAACACTTGGGTAAAGCTGAGTAA
- a CDS encoding acid-soluble spore protein N: protein MSNPKKHSKHFVPSHLGTQPRGFSGNKGKKMNDKSGEHAQVIQTKGE from the coding sequence ATGAGCAATCCTAAAAAGCACAGCAAGCATTTTGTTCCGAGTCACCTCGGAACGCAGCCGCGAGGATTCAGTGGCAATAAAGGAAAGAAAATGAATGATAAGTCGGGTGAACATGCCCAGGTAATACAAACTAAAGGTGAATAG
- the tlp gene encoding small acid-soluble spore protein Tlp, translating into MTNHTPKLDDRSDNVEKLQSMIHHTIENMEDAEAAMSNSSPEDQQRIKAKNERRRDSIDSFRAEIKDEAHNEQ; encoded by the coding sequence ATGACAAATCATACACCAAAGCTCGACGACCGTAGCGATAACGTCGAAAAGCTGCAGTCCATGATTCATCATACGATTGAGAACATGGAAGATGCTGAGGCTGCAATGAGCAATTCGAGTCCTGAAGATCAACAAAGAATCAAGGCTAAAAATGAACGACGCAGAGACAGCATTGATTCCTTCAGGGCTGAAATTAAGGATGAAGCGCATAACGAGCAGTAA
- a CDS encoding AAA family ATPase codes for MDRQKKQIPMDEQILLWAEEISTKGYIQDEASLITAVRKMTKSEENKKLSQILTLAAQSRAHRNGYDSLVLQWLKTAIENDSANLKAKSLLARNQWKNKGDLFDQLVYPRIRETDNRALKKKTAEQYIDISQQFLSHAEEELDELTAQHLEKGSEVEGKFNRLIHLLEKAIEETAALLKATELYEQSVTGVFHTAVHHEEMQKRLQSLEEIRLQWEEEFAEDSDSQKHSELDPLAELNKLVGLKSVKERVNDFYRFLKYQQKRKELGLQTKDDQSLNMVLTGNPGTGKTSLARLLAKIYYQLGVLPREEIIEADRAKLVGAYVGQTEENVRKVVEQALGGVLFIDEAYSLKREGQTGNDYGQTAIDTLVSLMTGSEFGGKFAVILAGYPEEMRQFLDANPGLRSRFPQSNSIHLPDYSDDELLQIAEQAAQDNDYAMTISAKNELRDRIEKERVDDTFGNARTVRNLVLEAIFKKGSRPTEEDDFSVYTLLEKEDFESPSNPSAEKPQDRLNALVGLDTVKSEVSSLISFVRMQQLRKEKGLPAVPIQLHSVFTGNPGTGKTTVAKIYAELLKECGILKRGHLIVSSRADFVAGFVGQTAIKTKKKIREALGGVLFIDEAYSLLSQSSGDFGKEVIDTLVDEMTRHNENLVVILAGYPAEMDMLLESNPGLRSRFKKFFHFPDYNVSELLLIIKNYAGKYQYKINIKAEAFLTAKISETEINGNGRFATNLVDEAIQSQAYRLIDSENFENLGENVLYLEKQDFEAALKKLVD; via the coding sequence ATGGACCGACAGAAAAAACAAATTCCTATGGATGAACAGATTTTGCTATGGGCAGAAGAGATAAGTACAAAAGGTTATATTCAGGATGAAGCCAGTTTGATCACTGCTGTCAGGAAGATGACAAAAAGTGAAGAAAATAAGAAACTGTCTCAAATCCTGACTCTGGCTGCTCAATCAAGAGCCCACCGAAACGGTTATGATTCTCTTGTCCTGCAGTGGCTGAAGACCGCCATTGAAAACGATTCGGCAAACCTGAAGGCAAAATCATTACTGGCCAGGAATCAATGGAAAAATAAAGGGGACCTTTTTGACCAGCTTGTCTATCCACGGATCAGGGAAACAGATAATCGGGCATTAAAAAAGAAAACAGCAGAGCAGTATATAGATATTTCACAGCAATTTCTCTCGCACGCTGAAGAAGAACTTGATGAGTTAACTGCCCAGCATCTTGAAAAAGGGTCTGAAGTTGAGGGAAAATTCAACAGGCTGATACATTTGCTAGAAAAGGCGATAGAAGAGACAGCAGCCCTCCTGAAAGCAACAGAGCTATATGAACAGTCAGTTACCGGTGTTTTCCACACAGCTGTCCATCATGAAGAAATGCAGAAAAGACTTCAAAGCCTCGAAGAGATCAGGTTGCAATGGGAAGAAGAATTTGCGGAGGACTCTGATAGCCAGAAACATTCTGAACTGGATCCTCTGGCTGAACTGAATAAATTGGTAGGACTCAAGTCGGTAAAGGAGAGAGTGAATGATTTTTACCGATTCTTGAAGTATCAGCAAAAACGGAAAGAGCTTGGTCTGCAAACAAAGGATGACCAAAGCCTGAATATGGTCCTGACCGGAAATCCAGGAACAGGAAAAACATCTTTAGCACGATTGCTTGCCAAAATATATTATCAGCTTGGAGTATTGCCACGAGAAGAAATTATCGAGGCTGACCGCGCCAAGCTTGTCGGTGCTTATGTCGGGCAGACGGAGGAAAATGTCAGAAAGGTCGTCGAGCAAGCTTTGGGCGGGGTATTGTTTATTGATGAAGCATACAGTCTTAAGCGAGAAGGACAGACAGGGAATGACTATGGCCAAACGGCTATCGATACACTAGTGTCCTTAATGACCGGAAGTGAGTTTGGAGGCAAATTTGCTGTGATTCTTGCTGGTTATCCAGAAGAAATGCGACAATTTCTGGATGCGAACCCAGGATTAAGATCACGATTTCCTCAATCGAATTCAATCCATCTCCCGGATTACTCAGATGATGAACTCTTGCAGATTGCTGAACAAGCCGCACAGGATAACGATTATGCCATGACCATATCCGCAAAGAATGAGCTTAGGGATCGAATTGAAAAGGAAAGAGTCGATGATACTTTCGGAAATGCAAGGACGGTACGCAACCTAGTTTTAGAGGCGATTTTCAAAAAGGGATCCCGGCCGACTGAAGAAGATGACTTTTCGGTCTATACCTTATTGGAAAAAGAAGACTTTGAGTCACCATCGAATCCTTCAGCGGAAAAACCGCAAGACAGGCTGAACGCGCTTGTGGGATTAGATACGGTGAAATCAGAAGTTTCCTCCTTGATTTCCTTCGTGAGGATGCAGCAGTTAAGAAAGGAAAAGGGATTGCCGGCTGTGCCGATACAGCTTCACTCCGTCTTCACAGGAAATCCTGGCACTGGAAAAACTACTGTCGCTAAGATATACGCTGAACTCCTCAAGGAATGCGGTATTCTAAAGCGAGGCCATTTAATTGTCAGCAGCCGCGCTGATTTTGTCGCTGGTTTTGTAGGACAGACAGCTATTAAAACAAAGAAAAAAATCCGCGAGGCACTCGGTGGAGTATTATTCATAGATGAGGCGTACTCTTTGCTAAGCCAAAGTTCTGGTGATTTTGGCAAGGAAGTTATTGATACTCTTGTGGATGAAATGACAAGGCATAATGAAAATCTTGTCGTGATCCTGGCAGGCTACCCTGCTGAAATGGACATGCTGTTGGAAAGCAATCCCGGACTTCGGTCTAGATTCAAGAAGTTTTTCCATTTCCCAGACTATAATGTGAGTGAGTTGCTGCTTATCATAAAGAATTATGCTGGAAAGTATCAATATAAAATTAATATTAAAGCAGAGGCTTTTTTAACTGCTAAAATTTCTGAAACAGAAATCAATGGGAATGGCCGATTTGCGACTAACTTAGTGGATGAAGCGATACAATCCCAGGCGTATCGATTGATAGATAGCGAAAATTTTGAGAATTTGGGTGAAAATGTTTTATACTTGGAAAAACAAGATTTTGAAGCTGCTTTAAAAAAGCTGGTAGATTAA
- a CDS encoding acyl-CoA thioesterase: protein MKISSREIEVRYAETDQMGVVYHANYLVWMELGRTQLIKELGFNYAEMEKDGIISPVLDIQASYKKPLRYGDTATIKTWVEEYDGIRSVYKYEIFNGEGELALTGSSKHVCVKKDSFLPISLKRSYPDWHEAYLQAMKKPEEEKEQV from the coding sequence ATGAAAATTTCTTCTAGGGAGATCGAGGTTAGATATGCGGAGACAGACCAGATGGGTGTAGTGTATCACGCCAATTATCTGGTGTGGATGGAGCTGGGCAGAACACAATTAATCAAGGAGCTTGGCTTTAATTATGCAGAAATGGAGAAGGATGGAATCATTTCACCTGTTCTTGATATCCAGGCTTCCTATAAAAAACCACTAAGGTATGGAGATACAGCTACAATCAAGACGTGGGTGGAGGAATATGATGGCATTCGCTCCGTCTATAAATATGAAATCTTCAACGGTGAGGGTGAGCTTGCATTGACAGGCAGCTCAAAACATGTCTGTGTTAAAAAGGATAGCTTTCTGCCGATATCGTTAAAAAGGAGCTATCCGGACTGGCATGAAGCTTATCTACAGGCAATGAAGAAGCCGGAAGAAGAAAAGGAGCAAGTCTGA
- a CDS encoding HesB/YadR/YfhF family protein, with the protein MNITIKDDAAAWYENEMDLSSGSYLRFFVRYGGFSSIQKGFSLGVSKEEPDHIGVKTEKNDVTYYIEEKDIWYFDGHDLIVELHPVGKEPDFKFEKK; encoded by the coding sequence ATGAATATTACAATTAAAGATGATGCAGCAGCATGGTATGAAAATGAAATGGACCTTTCATCCGGAAGCTATTTGCGATTTTTTGTCCGGTACGGCGGTTTCAGTTCAATCCAGAAAGGTTTTTCATTAGGTGTCTCCAAGGAAGAACCTGATCATATCGGTGTGAAAACTGAAAAGAATGATGTTACCTATTATATTGAAGAAAAAGATATTTGGTATTTTGACGGCCATGATTTAATCGTTGAGCTTCACCCGGTTGGCAAGGAACCCGATTTTAAATTTGAAAAGAAATAA
- a CDS encoding CapA family protein: MRKKKRKPFGPALFAGLGVLASVLTFQMYQEAEAKTPSVTVKSQKSHLERSYDVSGKSFMETVKLGAIGDILIHDTVYEDAFVNPGYDFKPMLSHVKEYLIEPDLLLANQETLLGGVEIGLSSYPSFNSPVEVGEAFIDAGVDIVSNANNHSLDKSEKGVMASIKNLESTGLPYVESYKDDTDQQKLRILNTNGINVSYLSYTYGTNGIPVPIGKDHLVNLIDREAMKAEIHRAKTESDVVVMSIHWGNEYQRFPTTEQKDLAQFLVDEGVDIIFGHHPHVLQPMDWLTSSDGRKALVVYSLGNFLSGQMWDYKDIGGLATVEVTKTITPEGNVIVLNNPEFIPTFVSSSRQRNYQVVPLQDAGKFSLAGAENKYNEIMDHMTQFIKE, translated from the coding sequence ATGCGAAAAAAGAAGAGAAAACCTTTTGGACCAGCCTTGTTTGCTGGCTTAGGTGTTTTGGCATCTGTATTAACATTTCAGATGTATCAAGAAGCTGAGGCAAAAACACCAAGTGTTACAGTGAAATCTCAAAAATCACATCTTGAGAGAAGCTATGACGTTTCTGGAAAGAGCTTTATGGAAACGGTTAAATTAGGGGCAATCGGTGATATCCTGATTCACGATACGGTGTATGAAGATGCTTTCGTGAATCCTGGATATGATTTCAAACCGATGCTAAGTCATGTTAAAGAGTACTTAATTGAACCTGACCTGTTACTGGCTAACCAGGAAACGCTTCTTGGAGGAGTGGAAATCGGACTGTCTAGCTACCCTTCGTTCAATAGTCCTGTTGAGGTTGGTGAGGCGTTTATTGATGCAGGAGTGGACATTGTCTCAAATGCAAATAACCATTCGCTTGATAAGTCCGAAAAAGGCGTGATGGCTTCAATTAAAAACTTGGAATCTACAGGGCTTCCTTATGTAGAATCATACAAAGATGATACCGACCAGCAAAAATTGCGCATATTGAATACAAATGGGATTAATGTTTCCTATTTATCATACACCTATGGAACGAACGGGATCCCCGTCCCGATTGGAAAAGACCATCTAGTGAATCTGATTGACAGAGAAGCAATGAAGGCTGAAATTCATCGCGCTAAAACGGAGTCAGATGTTGTAGTCATGAGTATCCACTGGGGAAATGAATACCAGCGTTTCCCTACAACTGAACAAAAGGACCTTGCACAATTTCTCGTCGACGAAGGTGTTGATATCATTTTTGGGCATCACCCTCATGTACTTCAGCCTATGGATTGGCTGACATCATCAGACGGCAGAAAAGCATTGGTTGTTTACTCTCTTGGCAACTTTCTGTCAGGTCAAATGTGGGATTATAAAGATATTGGCGGACTTGCCACTGTGGAAGTAACTAAAACCATCACACCAGAAGGTAATGTAATTGTATTGAATAACCCTGAATTTATCCCGACCTTTGTTTCAAGCAGCAGGCAAAGGAATTACCAGGTGGTTCCTTTACAGGATGCAGGTAAATTCAGCCTTGCTGGAGCAGAAAATAAATATAACGAAATCATGGATCATATGACACAATTTATAAAAGAATAA
- a CDS encoding ATP-binding protein — protein sequence MEAKKYSPYSQFNTGLDKKQSFVKNQTLAGPINPGLFPPFLLIKQSIPDHKLAITKDELTMMDLYQEKEILESKNLELEQEICEKQQTLENLQLAIQSAKSDYQAASASHLAAGLAHEIRNPLTTIKGFIQLLQPELHAAGKQEFAEVALDELNRANSLLTEFLSVLKPASSQKKKISVNNLAESMFKLFSSESILKDIEIDIELPDKELYVLADEHGIKQVLINLLKNAIEVIEGNQRNKGAIKLFVNEGDGFVHICVSDNGKGIEEYSLKKIFTPFYTTKTDGTGMGLVISKQIIEHHGGEMTVITQPFNTIFKFSLPVD from the coding sequence ATGGAAGCTAAGAAATACTCTCCTTACTCACAATTCAATACCGGATTGGATAAGAAACAGTCATTTGTTAAGAACCAAACCTTAGCAGGACCAATAAATCCAGGCTTATTTCCGCCTTTCTTACTAATCAAACAATCTATCCCAGATCATAAGCTGGCAATCACGAAGGATGAGTTGACGATGATGGATTTATATCAGGAAAAAGAAATTCTCGAAAGCAAAAACCTAGAGCTCGAGCAGGAAATTTGTGAAAAACAGCAAACCTTAGAAAATCTGCAACTTGCCATCCAGTCAGCCAAAAGTGATTATCAAGCTGCTTCAGCGAGTCATTTGGCGGCCGGCTTGGCCCATGAAATCAGGAATCCGCTGACAACCATCAAGGGTTTTATCCAGTTGCTTCAGCCGGAATTGCATGCTGCCGGCAAGCAGGAGTTCGCAGAGGTAGCTCTTGATGAACTTAATCGAGCCAACAGCTTACTGACTGAATTTCTTTCTGTACTAAAGCCTGCCTCCTCTCAGAAAAAGAAGATATCCGTTAATAACTTAGCAGAAAGTATGTTCAAGCTGTTTTCAAGTGAGTCCATACTTAAGGATATCGAAATAGATATAGAACTTCCCGATAAAGAATTGTATGTATTGGCAGATGAACATGGTATTAAACAGGTGTTAATTAATTTATTGAAAAACGCCATTGAGGTCATAGAAGGAAATCAGAGAAATAAGGGTGCTATAAAATTGTTTGTTAATGAAGGGGATGGATTTGTTCACATATGTGTGTCAGATAATGGGAAAGGAATTGAAGAATACTCCTTGAAAAAAATCTTCACTCCCTTTTATACAACAAAAACAGACGGAACCGGCATGGGACTCGTAATCAGCAAGCAAATAATAGAACATCATGGCGGAGAAATGACGGTTATCACACAACCTTTTAACACCATATTTAAGTTCTCCCTCCCCGTCGATTAG
- a CDS encoding STAS domain-containing protein produces the protein MDRTMHLFKDFLIEREENVTARILESMDKNQPEAYKKLTHQSKVNIYKEQIKELIHLLESYLIGESTEERIKDWGKWVSEDKVRLGFSLSQSVQHFHNIRDAMWEELSEMADKLNDSSPGESLKVGSLINKFIDDLILTFTNSYTGQANMRLRAQQEVIDELSTPVISIVDGVAVLPVIGDIDTHRARILMEHTLRETENKEVECLIIDLSGVFIVDTMVAQELFKIIDSLKLTGVDVKLTGMRPELAHSVVTLGINFDNVKMYSNLGQALKAFGIARK, from the coding sequence ATGGATAGAACAATGCACCTATTTAAAGATTTCCTGATTGAAAGGGAAGAAAATGTAACAGCTAGGATATTAGAGTCAATGGATAAAAATCAGCCAGAAGCGTACAAAAAATTAACACACCAATCAAAAGTCAATATATATAAAGAACAGATTAAAGAACTAATTCACTTGCTCGAAAGTTATCTAATAGGGGAATCAACTGAAGAGAGAATAAAAGATTGGGGGAAATGGGTGAGTGAAGATAAAGTGCGATTAGGTTTTTCGCTTAGTCAATCAGTTCAGCATTTTCATAATATCCGTGATGCAATGTGGGAAGAACTCTCCGAAATGGCGGATAAATTAAATGATTCAAGTCCTGGGGAAAGCTTAAAGGTCGGCAGTCTCATTAACAAATTCATTGATGATTTAATTCTCACTTTCACGAATTCGTACACTGGACAGGCAAATATGCGTCTAAGAGCACAGCAGGAGGTCATTGATGAGCTTAGCACCCCTGTCATTTCCATTGTTGATGGTGTAGCGGTTTTGCCGGTCATTGGTGATATTGATACGCATAGAGCAAGGATTTTGATGGAGCATACCCTCCGTGAAACAGAGAATAAAGAAGTTGAGTGCCTAATCATAGATCTTTCAGGTGTTTTCATAGTTGATACAATGGTCGCTCAGGAGCTTTTCAAAATAATAGATAGCCTTAAGCTTACGGGAGTGGATGTGAAACTTACAGGAATGAGGCCTGAGTTGGCACACTCAGTCGTTACTCTTGGAATCAATTTCGATAACGTAAAAATGTATAGCAATCTGGGACAGGCACTAAAGGCCTTTGGGATCGCCAGGAAATAG
- the plsY gene encoding glycerol-3-phosphate 1-O-acyltransferase PlsY: MALNAIIIILAYLLGSIPSGLIIGKAFYGKDIREHGSGNLGGTNTFRTLGVKAGLVVSTADVLKGTLAASLPLLLNADGLHTLLVGVFAVIGHMYPVFAGFRGGKAVATSGGVLLAYIPLLFLLMLIIFFISLYITKYVSLSSILTSIAAFIYSLITQDLPLIVVVAVLATFVIYRHRANIDRIRKKTEPKIKWL, translated from the coding sequence ATGGCATTAAATGCAATCATCATCATTCTAGCTTACTTACTTGGATCAATACCTTCCGGCCTCATAATCGGTAAAGCATTCTATGGCAAAGACATCCGAGAACATGGGAGCGGGAATTTAGGCGGCACAAATACCTTCCGGACATTAGGGGTTAAAGCAGGTTTAGTAGTAAGTACTGCTGACGTCTTGAAAGGAACACTTGCAGCCAGTCTGCCTTTGCTTCTGAATGCTGATGGTCTCCATACGCTTTTAGTAGGGGTGTTTGCTGTAATTGGACACATGTACCCTGTTTTTGCAGGATTTCGAGGCGGCAAAGCGGTCGCTACTTCCGGTGGTGTTTTATTGGCGTACATACCGTTATTATTCTTACTCATGCTCATAATCTTTTTTATCAGCTTGTACATAACAAAGTATGTTTCTCTTTCCTCGATTCTAACTAGTATAGCAGCGTTCATTTATTCTCTGATAACCCAGGACCTTCCATTGATAGTGGTTGTCGCTGTCCTTGCTACATTTGTTATTTACAGGCACAGGGCGAATATTGACAGAATACGTAAAAAGACCGAGCCGAAAATCAAGTGGCTTTAA